The DNA region ATATTCAGACTCAAGCCCAGCCCAATGCCAAGAGTAgaggagctggttgggaaattttcagcaaaatggcttttggtcaaaactgaaactttttgcagGAAAGGACGGGTTTCAATGAAACCTTCCAGATTTCTCATGTCCAGGCCAGAGTTTTTGATCAGAGAAAGACAGCTTGACTCACCACAGAATATTCAATATCCCAGTacttagggcactcagctgggagatccaggttcaaatccctcctaCAAGATCGCTTGAGTGAGACTGACTCTATAGGCTGGTGGTCATAGCACTCTGCTAGGATGTGTaaacccaagttcaagtccttATTCCAAATCTCCCACAACTCAGGTGAATCCTCTAACCGCCAAGCTAGTCTCTCTCTCCCATACATACTTTTTGCAAAAAATAACAAAAGGTCTTGATTTTGCTCCAATGAGATCAGGAAAGTGTGATGTAGTCTCAAAAATTTTCAcgggacaggaaaaccatttcccttccagcTGCAGTCAAGAGCCCTACTATTTTGAAAATAGTATCAACAGAAACCAAAAGGACAAAGGAACAGGAATTGTAACCTAAGGACCCATAATCAGAGCCAACACCACCGCCCACCTTATTCTGCTTATTTAATAGCTGTCTCCAGGAAATATTCTTGCTTGCAAGTTCTACTCAGCTCACATGCTAATTGAGCTGGGAACAGCAGTTAGGCCTTTTCATCTGCTAAAGGAGAACAGAGGAAATCTCAGGGATGGCCATACAATAAGAAAAAATTACAGAAACACACAGGTCTTAAAATATTGACCAGCACGTACTAGCTAGAGGTAGACAAGAAAAACAAGGGTGGGCTGGGAGCTTCATCAGCAAAGTGCAGGGCCAATGTCCTTGTGAGAAGCCTTTTCTATTTCTACACACTGCTGAGATGAGGGAAGGTGATAAGATTTCTACCAGGTCCCTGGATTCTCTTTGGGAGCACTATAATTCATATCAACCTCCCGCAGCATCCTGTCCTAGAAGAGCTGTCCGTGGAGCCTTCTTTAGATGAGGTTACTAAGGCCATTAAGCAGCTGTCTGCTGGCAAGTCTCCAGAACCTGGCAGCATTCCACCTGAAGTGTACAAATGTGGAGATGTCCATCTAGTCAGGAAATTCACCAGCCTTTTCAAGACTACATGGGAACAGAGTACCATTCCCCAGGAGTATAAGGATGCTTTCATAGTCCATCTGTCCAAAGGCGAAGCATATCTAGCTGTGACAACCATTGCAGAATCTCACTGCTGTGTTTAGCAGGGAAGATCCTTGCACAGTTTCCCCTCATCAGGCTTATCTCCCACCAAGTGGACTTGGGGTATCCAGGTCCCAGCGAGGCTTTCGTGCTGGCTGTGGCATCATAGACATGATTTTTGCAGCCCAACAAACTCAAAAGAAGGCTTGTGAACAGAACAAGGACCTGCATGTGGCATTTGTTGACCTGACCCAGGTCTTTGACACAGTGAATTGTGGGGGCCTATGGAAACTGCTTTATAAATTTGGTTGCTGAAAGAAGATTGCTATTATCCGCTTGTTTCACAATGTCATGGTGGCCAGGGTGATAGCGTGCAGTGACTCAACAGAAGCCTTCCCTGCCACCCATGGCACCAAACAAGGATGCAAGATGACTCCAGTGCTCTTTACCACTTATGATGTGCTGCAAACAAGAGCCTGGCTGAAAGGCTCTTGTTTGCAGCACATCATAAGACCAGTGCTTCAAACTCTCTCTTCAACAACTATCATACTTGCAAAACATgactcctggaggaggggggtggttcctgggggaggggagtggaatgCAGACAGGGGttagggggccaaggctggggccacagctgggggatgGATCTGGGGCCAGGAACGGAGCCTCAGCCAGAGGAcaaggctgggggcaggactgaggtCAGAAACGGAGCCTGGGCTGGGGACtaaggctggggtggggccagagcagagtTGGGGATGGAGTGGTgctccttccccacaccccatgggggctggccctggccccaccACACAGACCCAAATGTTCCTCtatgtgccccacagtttgagcAGCCActtattgtgttttttttcccctcccagaagCAGGGCCCCTCACCAGAGCAAGCTTTCAGTTCACCCTGAGTGACTGAATTTTTCAAGGCCTGAACACACACTGTCTTTCCATACAGAGAAAAAGTGTTGTTAATACACAGGTAATCATGAAACTAAAGGATTCTTTTGACAACATTCTGGCAACCATAAGAGTAAAGCTGGAGTCAGTTGTGATGTCACTGGACTCTGAGAAATATTTGTATGCTTTATAGTGTGCATACAttgtattttatgtattttagatTCAAGATTTTAAGAAGCAGAATGTTATCAAAACCACACTGTTCCTCCATGCAGAGACTTCCTGCGGGTTTATTTCACTGAAAATTACATTTACTACCCAAACACAGAGGAAAAATGGATTTTTGCTgaagtttcatttaaatataattgTGCCTGAGGTAGAAGACTACAGCAGTAGTAATTCATTTAGTCCCACTGTACACTAGATTTAGACAAGTGCAACTGGCAGATGTTAAGAATGAACTCAGGCTAGATTTTAGTGTAATCTAGAAACAAAAGACTTGAGGGTCCCATTTTCACCCCCTTCACTATTCATTCCTGCAGATTTATTTTAGGACTTCACTGTTAGCAGTAGTTACAGAGGTAGCCCAAAATGCCTGCAGACACTAGTGCATCCTGGGAGTTGTTTCTCTTTCAGAGGCCATGTTAACTTGTTTTGTGAAAATATATGACAGTAGTCTGACAGCCTTACCGGGTAATTTCAagtcctcctccttctcagttTCTTTCAACCCAACTCTCTCCACTAAACAAGAAACTGCTTCCTTATTTGCCTTGCAAACTACCTTCTATTTTGCAACAAAAGTGAAATATACATCATTTGAGAATATGCTCGCAAATTAGTTTATTTCATGGAAACAAAAGATTGTTTTTCATGGAATATTTTGCAAATCGAATCCAGCATATTTGCCTACATCAGATCTTGATGAAAGACTAGATGCTATCAGACTGCAATACCTGTTAATTAGTTAAACAGCACCATCTTGTGGCAGGTTCTAGAAACTAAATTCTGTTTGTATTTTCAGATTACTGCATATGTGTTGAATTTTTGTAACTGCATTTATCACTGTAGGAATAGGCAGATTAAAAGAAACCTTCCGAACAGCTTCAGCTGTCATATTCATGCAtgagcagtgctttgaaattgaaAGCATTTTAGTGTTTATACATTGTTAAGAGTTTATATCCTGTCATTTAGCTTTAAACAGCAGAGTAGAAATTAAACAAGCTACAAAACGTTATTTCCATTCCCTCCAAATGTTCAATAGTGCAGCCAACACACCAGCATGACAGAATTTGTGTTTCACAGAAAGGCAGGTTGTTGCTACAAAAACAGCAGTAGCTACTGAAAGCATCAAAAGTGGTAAAACATCAATTTTTCTATTAGTGACAAACACTGCTTGAAGTGCAAATGCTAGTAGTACTTAGCACTGCACAAAGGCTGGTACAACTACTGTACAAAAATGGATAAGGTTTGAGCCTGGGCTTCACTTTATTTTCTATTAGCTATGAATGAAAATGAAGGCTGGATTCTTGATTCCCCTGCTGCCAACTCATTGAAGACACCGTCAACAGCAAAGGTATTATGAGTCTAAGGGTATGTTCACACGGTCAAAAGAGACTCATGGCAGAGAGCCTCAGGCTCATGGGAATTGCAGTATAGGggtaaaaatagcagcgtagtcATTGGGGCTCCAGCATCAGCCCAAACATTTACTATTTATAACCCCACAGCACAATCCCAAATCAGTTAACTTGGGCTCAGACTCGCTGCTGCAGTTTTGGGGGGTCTTTTGGGTTTTGCAAGTTTAGGTGTACACTAAGTACCTTATCTAAGGTTCtttatggcccccattaccatatTGCCTCTCAATCTTTAATGTATCAATCCTCAACATTCCTGGAAGGTAGGAAAGTGCTctatcaccattttacagctaTGAAATTGAGGCTCAGAGACTCAGGGCTGgtatacacttaaaaattagttaAACCTAGCTAGGTcactcagggctatgaaaaatttCACATCCTGTGCAacagttaagttgacctaacccTTAATGTAAAGGCAGCTAGTTGACAGAATTATTCTGTCcacctaactactgcctctccGAGAGGTAGATGAAACTATGtagatggaaaaaccccttccatggacataggaagcatctacactatgcCACTACAGTACCATAGTTGTGATGCCACAGTGGGCCTTAGTGAAGGTACCCATGAAGTCTGATGGGACAAgaaattgaatctgggtctcaaGTTCCAGGCTAGTACTCTACCCACTTGGACCACCCTTTCTCCCACTGCCACAGCACTTTTGCCACAGTAGAGTTCGCAGCAGGTATTTCCACATTAGAATCAGTCTTTGGAAAATACTGATGGCTGTTTCTATTAAAATACCAGTGAAGAGCTAATAGGAAAAAATTAAACCAATGCTGTGAATTGAAGACTTGTACTGGAACGTAGGGCTGCATTTTGCACAATCACTGAACAAATTCTACGGGTTGGGATTTGGGTATATGCTAATTGTTACACATGTCCTGGATAGTTACAGAATAGCTAATAACCTGGGAGACAGTTCTTTCAATTATGCCTCTGCAGCTGTCAATCTTTCCCACTGATGACCTAGTAAGCTCTGATAAACTGAAACCGTTGCAGTAGACTGAACAGATGCCTTCAGTACGCATTTCAATTACCATTAAAATGgaccacacacaaaaatcatttacctgattttttttttaaattataacatTACAGGTAAAAGTCAATTATTCAATATATAGGCAACTTCATTCCCCCCTGAACAGTCCTTAGTTTTTCTTGTTTGTACATGCTTTTTCTACATCAATCGGAGAGaaaaaattaagattaaaaaaatagtcctgTAAAACAAATAGCCTAATGAACAATTGTAATAACAGAAAATACATTTAACATTAAGTGACTAGATTTTAAGTTAGTGTCTCTTTAAATAGTTTCCAGAAGTGTTTACCTAGCAACATAACTTTATTCAGTATAAAATTCTGTCCACACAGGACAAGTGTTTATCTTGTCACTAGACATTCCCAGAATTCTGAAGTATTTGAGGCCAGAGCTACACCTTTTAGGAGAGCAGTGGAAGTAAATTTTGAAGTATGACATATTTTAGAATAGAATTTAATCATGAATATTTCTTATTTGTCTGAGCCTTTAAAAAGAATGCAAAAACAACATTAGCACTTAACACAGGTTTTAAattctgcagggcagggactggctcttgCTTCATACAGAGACACTATTCGCACTTTGACCGATGCCCTGGATTTCTACAGAAAGATAGTTCTCTACTCCAATAATCCTGTGTTTCAAGTATGATTTTTTGTAAAGTAGCTTCATCaatgctaatttttttccatagtaaattactataaaatatatttgaggatTTTAATGGCTATTTACTATTAACTTGGGTATGCAACATTATAGGTACTGTAGTCCAGAACACATGAAAAGCAAGCAGTAATTTCTCATTGCTAGTTTAGGGCCTGCTCTCATGATGTGTTAAGTACCGCCAAGTGATAGCAATTTAAATTGCTCAGGCAGTTACTTATTTTTGCGCAAGACCCTAAGTGACATATATACATTAccttaatatttgtaaatattacacacaaAGACACACTAAGTGTATATTAAACTGGAACTTTATTTGATTCCTGACAGTTTATGCTTTTTTGGAAGCTTGCTTCTGGAGCTTCTTTAATTCATGCTTGATGATCCTGTTCCTCTGTAATaaattaaagaaattattttGTAACATTAAGTCTAATAAGAGCAGCAAATGAACACAGTCTATAGACATCTGTGCTAACTCATGACTTTCTGGGTTTTCAAATTCTCTCCTTTTTAGCATAAACACTTTGTTCAGCAGATGTAGGTTTTACTGAAATTGCAGAAAGATATCACGTGCACTATATATATTGTGGTGTGATATATTTCAGACACTTTGATGGCCTGAGTGACAAAAGACTGCTGTCAGACTGGTAGCCTAGTCGTAGTGCTCTGCTACAAGTCTGGGAGAGACCCCTAGTCAGTTTATTTTTTCATAGGTTGGCAGCATTGCTATTAAAGCAATGTGTGGccctgagaaggaggaggaaagtagTGTTTCATATTGTCAACAGCAATCCCTCACAAAGGATCAATGAACTTTGGAGACGACTTCAATTTTCACCTGCAGAGATGTCTGGTACATAGCCTTGAAGACTACCTTGGAGTTAAAAGAGAGAAATATAGACTGAACTTGAATtaagtgtttaaaaagaaaaatagtgatGAACAAGCATCGGCTAACTCACAGGGCAAATTTATATTGCTCCTCTAGTTTTCTGCAAGTCTGAGtccaaaaagaacagaaaaattaGTATAAGGAATTATGTATTTGAATCTGATTCAGAATAAAGAGCTAGATTTGCTTTTAAAACACCACAAATCAACTATCCAAAGATAGCTGTACATTTAACCACTTACCATTTTCTTTGCCTTCATGGCCTTGTAGCGATCAAAGTCTGTCATCTTGGCTTTCTGTCAAAGAAAATCTGCACTTCAGTTAAAAGTTAAACACTGAAGATTTTAGTTAACGGTAATTCCCTAAACAGCTAAACGtaattttgcaaaaaaataaatgttttgtgcTTTTCAGCTAGACAACTCAAAAGAAATTTGCAAACCACCACTAAAAATGAATTTACAAATCAATGTACATGCCATTTATCTCCATAGCTGGGAAGGGTCTGATGATgcagagaacaaacaaaaaacattttgtagaCATGGCAAAACAGAAAAATTGATGATTAAATTTAGTGGTAAAACCATTTGGTTCTCAGTAACACAACGTATGTTACAACTTGACAACCCATGTTCTCTGCCCTTAAGTCTTACTCTGCAACATTAATCTCAATTTTGCTACTAGATTATATCTGAAAACTTTAGTAACATGCTAAGTGCAGTGTTGAGTATTTTATATCACACTGCAGATCAAACATACCTTTTCTCTGGCTTCAATCTTCTTTGCCCACCTTGTACCTGCCCATTTTTCgttaatattttctttctcccaggcaactCGCACATGCTTCTGACGAGCACTGCATTTAAACAATTGATCAATCTCATACATTAACATTATTTGCATTATCATCATACACAAATCAACTGCTTCCGTGCTTCTCCAGCTTTCAATTTTAAATTAGTGAAGTAAAATCCCAAATAGACCGGTTACATCTTTCGTACACGTCAAAGGTGTTAAACACATAGCAAATGTAATCAAAGTCCTCTAAAAGTATACTAAAACTTCTTTCTTATGTTGGCAGTTAGGATTGAAGGGAGGGGCAATCTAGAAAGATACACTGGGATACTATTCTCCTGGCATTCATCTAAAATGGTTAGTAAAAAACAGAAGTTATGAGTTCAAAGTTATGGAAACTTTATCAGCATAGTAGGTCTCATAGTAGTACCCAGTAGTGATTGTGGCTTAGTGATTTTATATATCACAGAGGTTGGAGAGAAAAGACTTGGAATTCAATCCACCTACAAATAGGGTACATAGTTTTTCAAATAAAGAACACATTAAATACTTCACTTTGAATATGTAGCCATTGTCTATTGTTTAGGAGACAATGCATGAAGTTATGCATTACTGTGATTCATTTATAACTTTTCCTTGTAGTATCTGCGAATTGTCAATCATACTGTCAATACTCATAGCAATGGATCCACTAGATTTAACCATGATCATATGGTCTGCTATGTCTTAACAGCACACACATCATTAAATCGCTTAGTACATTATGAAAGAGATGATTAGTTCCGAAACTTAAGACTTTCGGGATAACTTAAGAAAATACCTATACATCCATGTGATCTTTTCtaaaatttagaaacaaaattcCACGAAATCACAGAAAACGTAAATTAGCTTCACGTTAAGTCAAGTTTAAACAGCCCAAAAGGAAAGACAACTCACCTGTGTGGGAATTTGAGTACAAAATCTGTTAGCTGCATGCACTTGAAGGGCATAGCCTGCCTTCTTACACCACTGCAGGGGCCATCAACTAGCGCCTAGAACAAGAGAGATTGAATGGGTTCACTAACATTTTTCCAATATACAGACTACAGAAAGTTACTTCCAAATAAATTGTGACTCATCAACATGAAGTGTTACAGACTGGAGGAGAGCACTAGGCATTTGGAACACTGGAGAACCTAAGAGTGGACTACACTACCCAAACTCTATGGCAAGATCAACTGGCATTTATTTAAAGCATTGTTTCCCAAACACAGAAGGCCAAAGGAAAGAGTTGGGACTGAGAAACTTTCATGCTCTCAGATGCATCCCCTTTCCCTCATCCACACATGttctcacactgcctgggtactggccactggtccggtgggactctgcattttaatttaattttaaatgaagcttcataaacattttaaaaaccgtattcactttacatacaacaacagtttagttatatattatagacttatataaagagaccttcaaaaaatgttaacatgtattactggcatgcgaaaccttaaattagagtgaataaatgaagactcgccacagcacttctgaaaggttgccaacccttggtctataatatataactaaactgttgttgtatgtaaagtaaataaggtttttaaaatgtttaagaagcttcatttaaaattaaattaaagtgcagagtCCCACCGGACCAATGGCCagtacccaggcagtgtgagtgccactgaaaatcagcttgtgtgccgcctttggcatagataccataggttgcctacccctgcattagaggACATTCCTTCTTATCCTTACTATTGATCCCGAGAGGGGAAACAAAGAGTTTCCATACAAAGATTAATTGTAAAGCCTGCAACGCACATGAGTATTTGTATTCCATTTTCCTTAACTTTGTAACCCCTTGGAAAAACTGACATATGGAAATCTGAAGTATTTTAATATTGtacaaaaaatacttttaaaatagaGAATGAAAGAACTGGGGAGAGGAAAAGACTACAGGTCTCTGAACTTACCCTGTTCTGGTCAATAACATCCACAATTGCCACCAGCTTGCCAGCATGTGGCCCAAAGGAGATATAGGCAACTCGGCCAATCTCAACATAGCGTTTGAACACCTGAAATGAATGATTTACTGAAATTGAGAGTCTGAATACAAGTAGTATAACCTAAACCAGGAATTGCTATCTACAAAACCTTCAATTGCAGGGGCCATTTTGCCCCATGGCCTGGGATAGGAGATCTAGCACTTTCAGACCAGTTTCAGTTTAGATTTCAGAATCTGCAGCTATTCCTTCTTGTCTTGTGTTTCTACTGTGCATCCCGTTTGAAAATCCTTCTTGTCATAGGGGGCCCCTACAGCAGAAGGGGAAACCAGTGGACAAAGTCGCCCACAATTTCACTTGAATTTTGGTCAGGAGTCAATGGTACTCCGAGCAAACTGcatcccccattcccctcccctgtTAGGGAGGGAATAGATATTATCCCTAGCGACGGGAAGCAAGCACTGGTCTGCGCGGGGGTGGGACCAGCTCGGCGGCAGGCACCACAGGAAGGGTCGGGGGGGAATACTCCCCTCAGAGCTCACGGCTGGGTGTGGGGGCGGGGGTAATCTGGCTATAAGCTCAGTGCTGGCGGTGCCGGTCCAAGGTGGCGCGGGAGACGCACGCTCCCTCCCCGCGTTACCCGGGGGGGGGTATGCAAAATCTGGCAACGGCCGCCCGATGGGCCCCGCCAATGGACCGGAGCGTTGGGCTCCCCGGGTGGGAGGCGGGCGCAGGCAGCAGTGAAGACGCGGCCGAACCCCGCGCCGCAGATCACGATCCCGGAGCGGCGtggcccccaccccgccctgggGTCCCCAGGCCCGGCCCCGCTCCGGTCATTGGGAGGAGGCGGCTCAGCACCGCACGGGCTGGTGGCAGAGGCCGCGGCCGCACGCACTCACCATGATGGCCGCCTGCGAGCGGAAAGGAGCGAAAGGCTTCCGCTGCGCCCGGAAGCCGCTTCCGATCCCCTACTGCGCATGCACCCGCGCTGGAGAAGGCGGGCGCAAGCTCGCGCTCCAGATGCGCATGCTCCTGCGACGGGAGatgaaaggaagggggagagttGCCTTCAAAGTGCGCATGCGCGCAAGGCAGTCCTGGTTCGTGTCGAAGGGAATCGTTTCCGCCTCATCTCCACTAGGCATGCGTGCCAAACGGTCGAGGTGGGCGGGTCAAGATTTTTACCTCATCTTTTGTACGCATGCGTGACAAGCATGCCGGGCATAGAAGGGGTGAGAATGTGGCCTTGCCAATGCGCATGCGTAGTTTCGGGAGCGTCTCTCTCTGCTAGTGTAATGCGCATGCGTGAGAGGACGTGGCTTGGAAGCTGTGTGCGTGTGTCATGTGGTCGAGGGGAAGGAGAGCGCGTGGGTCTGGGCAGGTCTGCGCGGGAGTTCGCAGAGGGGTGTGCACAGAGGTGGTGCAGCGCATGCATGCCCTGTACCAAAGCGGCTtcaggaagtgcggggcccaattagAACACTTTCGGTGGGGCCTTGGCAGgggtgacttaaaaaaaaagttttaaaaaaagtctttcatttattccatgtattatttactttccataactatataaatagtAAAATTCTATATAATGTACAGTgtatcatatatgctgttgatttaTTATTGAtcgccgtttcacatgtgtgggtctccGCCACACCCTGAggatgtgcacatgtgtgggtcccagctgctccctgctgacctcattgaagcaggtgtgcaccTTACTACcgtgggaactgcagggcagcactggacatggggctggttggaggcagggcaggggctgactggaggtagggtctggctgcaggcagggcaaggggtgcggggctggcttcaggcagggctgcaggggaatgcagcaggggttggcagggctggaggcaggtgtgtgggactggctggcttcaggcagtggggtgcagcaggggttggctggagacaaggcagtgcAGGgcgggtggggtgtggggggggctggctggctttgggtagggctgcaggggtgtgtggtagggattggctggagacagggcagggggtttggcaggggctggctgtgggcagggggtgtagAGCTGGTTGCAGGCGGGGAaggcggggctggtgcaggcagggcagggggtgcagcagaggcagctggagccctggccctttaaatagcccccaagacCCCCggtatcccaggg from Gopherus evgoodei ecotype Sinaloan lineage chromosome 2, rGopEvg1_v1.p, whole genome shotgun sequence includes:
- the RPL14 gene encoding 60S ribosomal protein L14, whose translation is MVFKRYVEIGRVAYISFGPHAGKLVAIVDVIDQNRALVDGPCSGVRRQAMPFKCMQLTDFVLKFPHSARQKHVRVAWEKENINEKWAGTRWAKKIEAREKKAKMTDFDRYKAMKAKKMRNRIIKHELKKLQKQASKKA